A genome region from Thermomonospora amylolytica includes the following:
- a CDS encoding poly(ethylene terephthalate) hydrolase family protein: MAINVMAVGATGAIMNPASAATVYSEDFSNGLGTFTASGSVTTGTYGARLSGSLFSDPSMTSASIDLAGYSGVTVSYTRAASGLDLGETFTVAYSVDGGSFTTLESARTATGAASFRLPAAVDGRDLRLRFSLDASSALETLTVDDVRVEATGGQDPDPPTGSLPPVDDVTRPGPYAVTIDRTAGPGNDGWLVYPTNAGQNGVDHPLFVWGPGAGSDPADYEDMLRQWASHGFVVYSEVSSSSGDYMVDALDWLEDQNASPSSPLYQDLDISEVAFGGHSRGSIGTFDVADEPRLETTIHVAGGSFDGNGPNNLRNPALYIGGDDDFATSNVERDYTNTRVPVWFNILNNTDHIMATRNGQHIITAWLRWHLADEEFRRTEDFLSRTCTFCNLGVVRYKNW, from the coding sequence GTGGCCATCAACGTCATGGCCGTGGGCGCCACCGGCGCCATCATGAACCCCGCCTCCGCCGCCACGGTCTACAGCGAGGACTTCTCCAACGGGCTCGGCACTTTCACCGCCTCCGGTTCCGTCACGACCGGCACGTACGGCGCCCGGTTGAGCGGGTCGCTGTTCTCCGACCCGTCCATGACGTCCGCGTCCATCGACCTGGCCGGGTACAGCGGCGTGACGGTGTCGTACACCCGGGCGGCGTCCGGCCTGGACCTCGGCGAGACCTTCACCGTGGCCTACTCGGTCGACGGCGGCTCGTTCACCACGCTGGAATCGGCGCGCACCGCCACGGGCGCGGCGTCGTTCCGTCTGCCGGCCGCGGTCGACGGCCGCGACCTGCGGCTGCGCTTCTCGCTGGACGCCAGCAGCGCCCTGGAGACGCTGACCGTCGACGACGTGCGCGTCGAGGCCACGGGCGGCCAGGACCCCGACCCCCCGACCGGGTCGCTGCCCCCGGTGGACGACGTCACCAGGCCCGGGCCGTACGCGGTGACCATCGACAGGACCGCCGGCCCCGGCAACGACGGGTGGCTGGTGTATCCGACGAACGCCGGCCAGAACGGTGTGGACCACCCGCTCTTCGTCTGGGGCCCGGGCGCCGGGTCCGACCCCGCCGACTACGAGGACATGCTGCGCCAGTGGGCCTCGCACGGGTTCGTCGTCTACAGCGAGGTCTCCTCCAGCAGCGGTGACTACATGGTCGACGCCCTCGACTGGCTGGAGGACCAGAACGCCAGCCCGAGCAGCCCGCTGTACCAGGACCTCGACATCTCCGAGGTGGCCTTCGGCGGCCATTCCCGCGGGTCGATCGGAACGTTCGACGTGGCCGACGAGCCGCGGCTGGAGACCACCATCCACGTGGCCGGCGGCTCCTTCGACGGCAACGGCCCCAACAATCTTCGCAACCCGGCCCTCTACATCGGCGGTGACGACGACTTCGCCACCTCGAACGTGGAGCGCGACTACACCAATACCCGCGTGCCGGTGTGGTTCAACATCCTCAACAACACCGACCACATCATGGCCACCCGCAACGGCCAGCACATCATCACCGCCTGGCTGCGGTGGCACCTGGCCGACGAGGAGTTCCGCCGTACGGAGGACTTCCTGAGCCGCACCTGCACCTTCTGCAACCTGGGCGTCGTTCGGTACAAGAACTGGTGA
- a CDS encoding RecQ family ATP-dependent DNA helicase — MSETHDGLRDRAEACLRALAGDHARLREDQWTAIRALVVERRRALVVQRTGWGKSAVYFVATRLLRDRGAGPTVIVSPLLALMRNQIDAAERAGIRARTVNSANIDQWNEVFAEVEAGAVDVLLVSPERLNNPDFRDNVLPRLSDDAGLVVVDEAHCISDWGHDFRPDYRRLRTLLARLPDDVPVLATTATANARVTRDVAEQLGHTATAETSQGKPSPGSSPAGEPERSASGAPVHLSGPGTAAGAAGASPQASGSGGGEDARIRVRGAWGVVPPHGTRKDVLVLRGSLERESLRLAVVRAGGAEQRLAWLAEHLDELPGSGIVYTLTVAAAQEIAAFLAERGHQVAAYSGQTDPDERLQAEQDLLDNKLKALVATSALGMGFDKPDLGFIVHMGAPQSPVAYYQQIGRAGRGVERAEVILLPGAEDREIWAYFAGLAFPPEPVVRATLDALAAAGRPLSTSALEPLVDLSRSRLEMMLKVLDVDGAVRRVKGGWTATGLPWSYDRERYERVAAERRREQQAMLDYIATTGCREEFLRQRLDDPAARPCGRCDNCTGRHWPTEVAGAAARQARQRLRRPGVDVAPRRMWPTGVKDDLGVSGRIPPAELAEPGRALGRLTDIGWGDRLRALFAENAPDTEVPDDVFEAVVKVLSAWEWRERPAAVVTIASRFRPRLVTSLGHRIAQVGRLPYLGEIAAIAPPTPRRHNSAQRLRTVWNSLAPTPSLTAAVPSTPGPVLLVDDRIETGWTMTVAARHLRLLGAPAVLPLALAVPN; from the coding sequence ATGAGCGAGACACACGACGGGCTGCGTGACCGGGCCGAGGCGTGCCTGCGGGCGCTGGCGGGCGACCACGCCCGGCTGCGCGAGGACCAGTGGACCGCGATCCGCGCCCTGGTGGTGGAACGACGCCGGGCACTGGTCGTCCAGCGCACCGGCTGGGGCAAGTCCGCCGTCTACTTCGTCGCCACCCGGCTGCTGCGCGACCGGGGCGCCGGCCCCACCGTCATCGTCTCGCCGCTGCTGGCGCTGATGCGCAACCAGATCGACGCCGCCGAACGCGCCGGCATCCGCGCCCGCACCGTCAACTCCGCCAACATCGACCAGTGGAACGAGGTGTTCGCCGAGGTCGAGGCGGGCGCCGTCGACGTCCTGCTGGTCAGTCCCGAACGGCTGAACAACCCCGACTTCCGCGACAACGTGCTGCCCCGCCTCAGCGACGACGCCGGCCTGGTCGTGGTGGACGAGGCGCACTGCATCTCCGACTGGGGACACGACTTCCGCCCCGACTACCGCCGCCTGCGCACCCTGCTGGCCCGGCTCCCCGACGACGTCCCCGTCCTGGCCACCACGGCGACCGCCAACGCCCGCGTCACCCGCGACGTGGCCGAACAACTCGGCCACACCGCCACCGCCGAAACCTCCCAGGGAAAGCCCTCCCCCGGCAGCTCTCCAGCAGGTGAACCGGAGCGGAGCGCCAGCGGAGCTCCGGTTCACCTGAGCGGTCCGGGCACCGCAGCCGGCGCCGCTGGAGCGAGCCCCCAGGCGAGCGGAAGCGGCGGCGGCGAGGATGCCCGGATCCGCGTGCGGGGGGCGTGGGGGGTCGTCCCCCCACACGGGACGCGCAAGGACGTTCTGGTGCTGCGGGGTTCGCTGGAGCGGGAGTCGCTGCGGCTGGCGGTCGTACGGGCGGGCGGGGCCGAGCAGCGGCTGGCGTGGCTGGCTGAGCACCTGGACGAGCTGCCGGGGTCGGGGATCGTCTACACGCTGACCGTGGCCGCGGCCCAGGAGATCGCCGCGTTCCTGGCCGAACGCGGGCACCAGGTGGCGGCGTACTCCGGGCAGACCGATCCGGACGAACGCCTGCAGGCCGAGCAGGACCTGCTGGACAACAAGCTCAAGGCGCTGGTGGCCACCAGCGCGCTGGGCATGGGCTTCGACAAACCGGACCTGGGGTTCATCGTGCACATGGGCGCGCCGCAGTCGCCGGTGGCCTACTACCAGCAGATCGGGCGGGCCGGGCGCGGAGTGGAGCGCGCCGAGGTCATCCTGCTGCCCGGCGCCGAGGACCGGGAGATCTGGGCGTACTTCGCCGGCCTGGCGTTCCCGCCCGAGCCGGTGGTGCGCGCGACCCTGGACGCGCTGGCCGCCGCGGGCCGCCCGCTGTCCACGAGCGCGCTGGAGCCGCTGGTCGATCTGAGCCGCAGCCGGCTGGAGATGATGCTCAAGGTCCTGGACGTGGACGGCGCGGTCCGCCGCGTCAAGGGAGGCTGGACCGCCACCGGCCTTCCCTGGTCCTACGACCGCGAACGCTACGAGCGGGTGGCCGCCGAACGCCGCCGCGAGCAGCAGGCGATGCTGGACTACATCGCCACCACCGGCTGCCGCGAGGAGTTCCTGCGCCAGCGGCTGGACGATCCCGCCGCCCGCCCGTGCGGCCGCTGCGACAACTGCACCGGCCGCCACTGGCCCACCGAGGTCGCCGGCGCCGCCGCCCGGCAGGCCCGGCAGCGCCTGCGCCGCCCGGGCGTCGACGTCGCCCCGCGCCGCATGTGGCCCACCGGGGTCAAGGACGACCTCGGCGTCTCCGGCCGCATCCCGCCGGCCGAGCTCGCCGAGCCCGGCCGGGCCCTGGGCCGGCTGACCGACATCGGCTGGGGCGACCGCCTGCGCGCCCTCTTCGCCGAGAACGCCCCCGACACCGAGGTCCCCGACGACGTCTTCGAGGCCGTCGTGAAGGTCCTGTCCGCCTGGGAATGGCGGGAACGCCCGGCTGCGGTCGTCACGATCGCCTCCCGCTTCCGTCCCCGCCTGGTCACCAGCCTCGGCCACCGCATAGCCCAGGTGGGACGCCTGCCGTACCTGGGCGAGATCGCCGCGATCGCACCTCCTACCCCGCGCCGCCACAACAGCGCCCAGCGCCTGCGCACCGTCTGGAACTCCCTGGCCCCCACCCCGTCCCTGACCGCCGCCGTCCCCTCCACCCCGGGCCCCGTCCTCCTGGTGGACGACCGCATCGAAACAGGCTGGACCATGACCGTCGCAGCCCGCCACCTGCGGCTCCTGGGCGCCCCCGCCGTCCTGCCCTTGGCCCTGGCCGTCCCCAACTGA
- a CDS encoding carbohydrate kinase family protein, translated as MARVVVVGDLMTDTVARAAYPLAKGSDTPAAVTMHGGGSAANVASWLAIEGTETAFVGRRGSDIAGRNRDMELMGMGVDARLVMDPDRPTGSCVVLVTHKGDRTMLSDPGANAALLPEDIPQDLFTQGAHLHLSGYSLLNEGSRNAGRHALKLARGAGMSISVDAGSSSPLKRVGAEPFLEWTQGARLLIVNTAEAEVLTGRDEAQAAAKVLTAWYPQVVIKMGAEGALYFNNTRAEPITAPAEPLEKIVDGTGAGDAFVAGFLPPWLDGKPAAEALAAGNRLAARAMSHIGARPRLDIVDNEIR; from the coding sequence ATGGCACGCGTGGTCGTGGTCGGCGATCTCATGACCGATACCGTTGCACGAGCCGCCTATCCGCTGGCCAAGGGCAGTGACACCCCGGCCGCGGTGACCATGCACGGCGGCGGCTCGGCGGCCAACGTCGCGTCATGGCTCGCCATCGAGGGCACGGAGACCGCCTTCGTGGGGCGCCGCGGTTCGGACATCGCGGGCCGCAACCGGGACATGGAGCTCATGGGCATGGGCGTGGACGCCCGCCTGGTGATGGACCCGGACCGCCCCACCGGCAGTTGCGTGGTGCTGGTCACCCACAAGGGCGACCGCACGATGCTGTCCGACCCGGGCGCCAACGCCGCGCTGCTGCCCGAGGACATCCCGCAGGACCTGTTCACCCAGGGCGCCCACCTGCACCTGTCGGGCTACTCGCTGCTGAACGAGGGCTCCCGGAACGCCGGGCGGCACGCCCTCAAGCTGGCCCGCGGCGCCGGCATGTCGATCTCGGTGGACGCCGGGTCCTCCTCCCCGCTCAAGCGGGTCGGCGCCGAGCCGTTCCTGGAGTGGACCCAGGGCGCCCGGCTGCTGATCGTCAACACCGCCGAGGCCGAGGTGCTGACCGGCCGGGACGAGGCGCAGGCCGCCGCCAAGGTGCTCACCGCCTGGTATCCGCAGGTGGTCATCAAGATGGGCGCCGAGGGCGCGCTGTACTTCAACAACACCCGCGCCGAGCCGATCACGGCGCCCGCCGAGCCGCTGGAGAAGATCGTCGACGGCACCGGCGCCGGTGACGCCTTCGTCGCCGGTTTCCTCCCGCCCTGGCTGGACGGCAAGCCCGCCGCCGAGGCCCTGGCCGCCGGCAACCGCCTGGCCGCCCGCGCCATGTCCCACATCGGTGCCCGCCCCCGCCTCGACATCGTCGACAACGAGATCCGCTGA
- a CDS encoding tyrosine-type recombinase/integrase, protein MEGEDRRPVSGQTYRRAWRRMRKAALSAPQLASDLAARPYDLRHGNASLLLNNGVPATEVARRLGHSVAMLHTTYAHWFEGLEAAANARIDAALAADDAVTSENSGHGPTVGHAAS, encoded by the coding sequence CTGGAGGGTGAGGACCGGCGGCCGGTCTCTGGCCAGACCTACCGGCGGGCCTGGCGGCGCATGCGCAAAGCGGCTCTCAGCGCTCCGCAACTGGCCTCAGACCTGGCGGCCCGGCCGTATGACCTGCGGCACGGGAACGCGAGCCTCCTGCTCAACAACGGCGTTCCGGCAACAGAGGTCGCGCGGCGGCTGGGTCACTCGGTGGCCATGCTCCACACCACATACGCCCACTGGTTCGAGGGCCTGGAGGCGGCGGCCAACGCGCGCATTGACGCGGCTCTGGCGGCGGACGACGCTGTGACCAGCGAAAACAGCGGCCACGGGCCAACCGTGGGCCACGCCGCTTCCTAG
- a CDS encoding ester cyclase: MSELADAYRRWLGEVWRGDLEALRELCTPDFVGHWPDRDVRGVEAVAEQIGQTFQLFEDVATEVKAGPVVDGTLVAAHWTFTGTYRGGIPGATAAPGTRVSFTGMDMVRAEDGLFAEYWVVSDVFGLMTRLGAIPG; this comes from the coding sequence ATGAGCGAGCTTGCGGATGCCTACAGGCGGTGGCTGGGCGAGGTCTGGCGGGGAGATCTCGAGGCGCTGCGGGAATTGTGCACGCCGGACTTCGTGGGGCACTGGCCCGACCGGGACGTGCGGGGGGTCGAGGCGGTCGCCGAGCAGATCGGGCAGACGTTCCAGTTGTTCGAGGACGTGGCGACCGAGGTGAAGGCGGGACCCGTCGTCGATGGGACGCTGGTTGCCGCGCATTGGACGTTCACCGGGACCTATCGCGGAGGGATTCCGGGGGCGACCGCCGCTCCGGGGACGCGGGTGTCGTTCACCGGAATGGACATGGTCCGTGCGGAGGACGGGCTCTTCGCCGAGTACTGGGTGGTGTCCGACGTGTTCGGGCTGATGACACGTCTCGGAGCGATCCCGGGCTGA